One genomic window of Daphnia pulex isolate KAP4 chromosome 10, ASM2113471v1 includes the following:
- the LOC124204527 gene encoding 4-aminobutyrate aminotransferase, mitochondrial-like, whose protein sequence is MIWRNLLNSFNSVKCSIHNPANVLLANNARYLSSAFVAGEPAGPEVKTAIPGPRSLAMLAEMKTIQISDAVQLFADYSKSIGNYLYDVDGNILLDVYTQISSVPLGYNHPELLDVLQDKENIRTFINRPALGVFPGENYPQRVYNSLLRVAPKGHTEVTTMACGSCSNENAYKAIFVWFRRKQRGDAPYTPEEETSCVMNQTPGVSDLTLLSFKGAFHGRTFGTLITTHTKPVHKLDIPTMDWPIGTFPRYKYPLEDFVRENEEEDRRCLAEVEELFERYNKRGKNVAGVVIEPIQSEGGDHHASPAFFQQLQRIAKKNGAALLIDEVQTGGGTTGEFWCHDHFNLEHPVDIVTYSKKMLVGGYFSLPEFRPREGYRIFNTWMGEPSKVVLLEKVIDVIKRDKLIENVKVTGDILLNGLKGFGKRYPNLVKNVRGRGTFCAFDCDSMAKRDQLVEQLKVEGVQTGGAGPVAVRLRPSLVFQPHHAAIFLDRLEKALHKMDNKV, encoded by the exons atgatttggaGGAATTTATTGAATTCGTTTAACTCGGTTAAATGTTCCATTCACAATCCGGCAAACGTCCTATTGGCCAATAATGCTAGGTATCTATCATCGGCTTTCGTCGCTGGAGAACCGGCGGGTCCCGAAGTCAAAACGGCCATTCCAGGCCCAAGATCCCTGGCCATGTTGgctgaaatgaaaacaattcaa ATTTCAGATGCTGTGCAGTTGTTTGCTGATTACTCAAAGAGCATAGGCAATTATTTGTACGACGTCGACGGCAACATTTTGCTGGACGTCTACACTCAAATTTCTTCCGTGCCTTTGGGCTACAATCACCCGGAATTATTGGACGTCTTGCAAGATAAGGAAAACATTCGAAC aTTCATCAATCGACCCGCCCTTGGCGTATTTCCCGGAGAAAATTATCCGCAGAGAGTCTACAATTCCTTGTTGCGTGTCGCCCCTAAAGGACACACAGAA GTAACGACGATGGCGTGCGGATCCTGCTCGAACGAGAACGCGTACAAGGCGATATTCGTTTGGTTCCGCCGGAAGCAGAGAGGAGACGCGCCCTACACGCCGGAAGAGGAAACGAGTTGCGTCATGAATCAGACGCCCGGTGTCTCAGACTTGACTTTGCTGTCATTCAAGG GTGCTTTTCACGGTCGAACGTTCGGCACGTTAATCACGACGCATACCAAGCCAGTCCACAAATTGGACATCCCGACGATGGACTGGCCGATTGGTACCTTCCCCCGCTACAAG TACCCGCTGGAAGATTTCGTCCGGGAGAACGAGGAAGAGGATCGCCGCTGCCTGGCCGAAGTGGAGGAACTCTTCGAGCGGTACAACAAACGCGGGAAAAATGTGGCCGGCGTGGTCATCGAGCCCATCCAATCCGAAGGAGGAGATCATCACGCATCACCCGCCTTTTTCCAACAGCTGCAACGAATTGCCAAAaag AACGGCGCTGCGTTGCTCATTGACGAAGTGCAAACGGGCGGAGGGACGACGGGCGAATTTTGGTGTCACGATCATTTCAATTTGGAACACCCGGTCGACATCGTCACGTATtccaagaaaatgttggtCGGCGGATACTTTTCCCTCCCCGAATTCAG GCCGCGGGAAGGCTACAGAATATTCAACACTTGGATGGGAGAGCCATCGAAGGTCGTCTTGTTGGAAAAAGTCATTGACGTCATCAAACGGGACAAACTGATTGAAAACGTCAAAGTGACCG GAGACATTTTGTTGAACGGACTCAAGGGATTCGGTAAGCGATATCCCAACCTGGTGAAAAACGTCAGGGGACGCGGAACATTTTGCGCGTTCGACTGCGATTCCATGGCGAAACGTGACCAGCTGGTCGAACAATTGAAAGTCGAAG GTGTTCAAACGGGAGGAGCTGGCCCAGTGGCTGTTCGTTTGCGTCCCTCACTGGTATTCCAACCGCACCACGCAGCCATTTTCCTCGACAGACTGGAAAAGGCCCTTCACAAGATGGACAACAAAGTCTAA
- the LOC124204522 gene encoding tyrosine-protein kinase HTK16-like isoform X1, with protein MSKEVLETESCYEMDFTQRCGDKVDVSKDQKVSIMVKKVKVPVGGENKALNCTHCKVTCQYPGNSNISTAESSSCPAFEMEDMGAAALDSDFVSVSWACKVCPGHCLGGVHKYEDFKWYFTQETTNSMEDQHLDEEEITKNWKKKIEKEIETLRLDVLEMKALANNPPTTRPENIQEMITPEEDINKKPAGEDEKIVKGLFETTIENGENGKSTEQIPEIKPLEFKLELGNMMCSGYYRAFFGGSFNGEKVAIKRVRADRTKFHENEEKILNKFNHPNVIKLLQMTQDANYRFYVFELSAGTIDDFCSRDYKGKMPSDDEALKQMAAGLLYIHGKRYAHSNISPYSVLISSSEPVRLMIAKFVSCEPTTNTGTFSIEYFMGGSAEVWMAPELYDYYDYYDGYTDQQPVNSFSIACDTWSLGCLFFYFLTRGVHPYGDDDETIPWKVLMKQKPVKLEEALQASNHELSPVYELIRDMIDPQPEKRISLESVVKRLENVLPPSATA; from the exons ATGAGCAAAGAAGTGCTGGAAACGGAGAGCTGTTACGAAATGGATTTCACGCAACGTTGCGGAGACAAAGTCGACGTCAGCAAAGACCAGAAAGTCTCTATAATGGTAAAGAAAGTGAAAGTTCCCGTTGGAGGTGAGAATAAAGCCTTGAACTGCACCCACTGCAAAGTGACGTGTCAATACCCTGGCAATTCAAACATTTCGACCGCCGAGTCTTCTTCCTGCCCGGCCTTTGAGATGGAAGACATGGGGGCAGCCGCACTTGATTCCGATTTTGTCTCCGTAAGTTGGGCGTGCAAGGTGTGTCCCGGCCATTGCCTTGGCGGAGTCCACAAATACGAGGATTTCAAATGGTACTTTACCCAAGAAACGACGAACTCGATGGAGGACCAGCATCTGGACGAGGAAGAGATAACGAagaactggaaaaagaaaatcgaaaaggaaattgaaaccCTCCGTCTCGACGTGCTGGAGATGAAAGCGCTGGCTAATAATCCGCCCACCACTAGGCCCGAAAACATCCAGGAGATGATCACACCTGAGGAGGACATCAACAAGAAACCTGCTGGTGAAGATGAGAAAATCGTCAAGGGTTTGTTTGAAACTACCattgaaaatggggaaaatggCAAATCGACAGAGCA AATCCCGGAGATTAAACCATTGGAATTCAAGCTCGAATTGGGAAACATGATGTGCTCGGGGTATTACCGTGCATTTTTCGGTGGTTCCTTCAATGGAGAAAAAGTTGCCATCAAACGAGTTCGAGCTGACAGAACCAAATTccatgaaaatgaagaaaaaatacttaataaattcaatcaTCCCAACGTCATTAAACTTTTGCAAATGACGCAGGATGCCAATTATCG atTTTACGTCTTTGAACTGTCCGCTGGTACCATCGATGACTTTTGTTCACGCGATTACAAAGGGAAAATGCCAAGTGATGACGAAGCTCTGAAGCAGATGGCCGCAGGTTTGCTGTACATTCACGGCAAGCGATACGCCCACTCGAACATCAGCCCTTACAGCGTTTTAATTTCATCTTCCGAGCCCGTCCGGTTGATGATTGCCAAATTCGTCTCGTGTGAGCCAACGACTAACACGGGGACCTTTTCGATTGAATATTTCATGGGCGGTAGCGCTGAGGTGTGGATGGCACCGGAACTTTATGATTATTACGATTATTACGATGGTTATACCGACCAACAGCCAGTCAACTCCTTTAGCATTGCCTGCGATACGTGGTCACTTGGATgcctctttttctatttcctaaCGAGAGGAGTTCATCCTTATGGGGATGACGATGAAACCATTCCATGGAAAGTtctgatgaaacaaaaacctgTCAAGCTTGAAG AAGCCTTGCAGGCATCGAACCACGAATTGAGTCCAGTTTACGAGTTGATCCGTGATATGATCGACCCACAACCGGAAAAACGTATTTCGCTTGAATCTGTCGTTAAGCGACTAGAGAATGTGTTACCCCCATCAGCAACGGCCTAA
- the LOC124204528 gene encoding uncharacterized protein LOC124204528, with protein sequence MHSHQSTKQNQPQLQVENGCVVITEDVEHPNFIGVSQLLDRSFNYFRRQSATTRRNYKLMEHKMNQMESKNNQLESQLQHLREEFTSKINQLESKVQEQERLLMAHQSPSSLKSVQLKSNDETYGQSKAMPTSCEDLRVIGHIWSGLYSVMGTKMVQSVYCDFTKQISDPGFQQVLGNVDIKSTSAHFYAQRNTDGFAQTNTPIIFESIKLNDGGSYNSGTGRFTAPVGGKYFFSFTGLVKFPAYSYLIRTDIGIYKNGAFVGFSQADEVVNSGFQYETISLQSTLELVKGDQIWVAISSISSGVTLEGNAYTHFNGFLLEQTLF encoded by the exons ATGCACAGCCATCAGTCGACCAAGCAGAACCAACCGCAATTGCAAGTTGAAAATGGCTGTGTCGTCATTACCGAAGATGTTGAGCATCCTAATTTTATTGGCGTGTCCCAATTACTTGACCGGAGCTTCAATTACTTTAGAAGACAATCTGCAACTACTCGCCGTAATTAT aaACTGATGGAAcacaaaatgaatcaaatggaatcgaAAAATAATCAACTTGAGTCGCAGCTTCAACATCTTCGTGAAGAGTTTACGTCTAAAATCAATCAACTCGAGTCTAAAGTTCAAGAGCAAGAAAGGCTTTTAATGGCCCAccagagcccatcgagtttgaAATCAGTTCAACTTAAAAGCAACGACGAAACTTACGGCCAATCAAAGGCAATGCCAACGTCCTGCGAAGACTTGCGGGTAATCGGGCACATCTGGAGCGGATTGTATTCCGTAATGGGAACTAAAATGGTCCAATCTGTTTACTGCGACTTCACCAAACAGATTTCTGACCCTG GTTTCCAGCAAGTGCTTGGTAATGTCGACATTAAATCCACCTCGGCACATTTCTACGCCCAGCGAAACACTGACGGCTTCGCCCAAACCAACACGCCAATCATCTTCGAATCGATCAAACTCAACGACGGAGGATCGTACAACAGTGGGACCGGGAGATTCACGGCGCCAGTCGGCGGgaaatatttcttctccttcacgGGATTGGTGAAATTCCCGGCCTACTCTTATCTGATTCGCACCGACATCGGAATCTACAAGAACGGCGCATTCGTCGGATTCAGCCAGGCGGATGAAGTGGTCAACAGCGGATTCCAATACGAAACCATTTCCCTCCAATCGACGCTCGAATTGGTCAAAGGCGATCAAATCTGGGTGgccatttcttccatttcgtcAGGTGTCACCCTAGAGGGCAATGCCTACACCCACTTTAACGGTTTCCTACTGGAGCAAACCTTGTTTTAA
- the LOC124204521 gene encoding serine/threonine-protein kinase/endoribonuclease IRE1-like, giving the protein MYPILENQMNCHEIKMDSIQRNGVDVDRDQQVPTIKKVKVPVIGGENRALNCTNCKVTCHYPGNSNISTAESSSCLAFEMEDMDDVGAALESDFVSVSWACKVCPGHCLGRVHQYEDFKWDHVQEEQPRILHDMCENSVDSMDQNNEEGIMKCWKKDMEQLMFKHEKAMEEINQRLLLEMKALAPDPPTTWPENVQEMMTSTEEDNKKPVGEDEKIVKSLCDTTMENSKSTEQISSIEPLECKLEFGSVISSGFYRALFRGSFNGEKVAIKRVRADRTKFQSKENKILGQFNHPNVIKLFQVTQDVNYRFSVLELAAGTVDDFCTRIYDGKMPSDAEALKQMAAGLLYIHGKGFAHLNINPYSVFISTSEPVRLMIAQFSSYVATTDTGTFAIGCYFKGSADVWMAPEIFEFFYYYDGYGDEQPVDSFSIASDIWSLGCLFFYFLTRGVHPYGDDNDIIPWKILMKKNPVKLEEAMQASNQETSPVYELIRDMIVTEPGKRISLGNVVKRLETLFPASVTA; this is encoded by the exons ATGTATCcaattttggaaaatcaaatgaactgtcacgaaatcaaaatggattcTATCCAACGTAACGGAGTCGACGTCGACAGAGACCAGCAAGTACCTACGATCAAGAAAGTGAAAGTTCCCGTTATTGGAGGTGAGAATAGAGCTTTGAACTGCACCAACTGCAAAGTGACGTGTCATTACCCTGGCAATTCAAACATTTCGACCGCCGAGTCTTCTTCCTGCTTAGCCTTTGAGATGGAAGACATGGACGACGTTGGGGCAGCACTTGAATCCGATTTCGTATCCGTAAGTTGGGCGTGCAAGGTTTGCCCCGGCCATTGCCTTGGCCGAGTCCACCAATACGAGGATTTCAAATGGGACCACGTCCAAGAGGAACAGCCACGAATCCTGCACGACATGTGTGAAAACTCTGTAGACTCGATGGATCAGAATAACGAGGAAGGAATAATGAAGTGCTGGAAAAAGGACATGGAACAGTTGATGTTTAAGCATGAAAAGGCAATGGAAGAGATCAACCAACGTCTTCTGCTGGAGATGAAAGCGCTGGCTCCTGATCCGCCCACCACTTGGCCCGAAAACGTCCAGGAGATGATGACATCAACTGAGGAGGACAACAAGAAACCTGTTGGTGAAGATGAGAAAATTGTCAAGAGTTTGTGCGACACTACCATGGAAAACAGCAAATCGACAGAGCA aatCTCGAGTATTGAACCATTGGAATGCAAGCTCGAATTTGGAAGCGTGATATCCTCGGGGTTTTACCGTGCACTTTTCCGTGGTTCCTTCAATGGGGAAAAAGTTGCCATCAAACGAGTTCGAGCTGACAGAACCAAATTCCAGagtaaggaaaacaaaattcttggTCAATTCAATCATCCCAACGTCATCAAACTTTTTCAAGTGACGCAGGATGTCAATTATCG atttTCTGTTCTTGAACTGGCCGCTGGTACCGTCGATGACTTTTGCACCCGCATTTACGATGGGAAAATGCCCAGTGATGCCGAAGCCCTGAAGCAGATGGCCGCAGGTTTGCTATACATTCACGGCAAGGGATTCGCCCACCTGAACATCAACCCTTACAgcgttttcatttcaacatCCGAGCCTGTTCGGTTGATGATCGCCCAATTCAGCTCCTATGTGGCTACGACTGACACGGGAACATTTGCGATTGGATGTTACTTTAAAGGAAGCGCTGACGTGTGGATGGCaccagaaatttttgaatttttctattattacgACGGTTATGGCGACGAACAGCCAGTCGACTCCTTTAGCATTGCGTCCGATATTTGGTCACTTGGATgcctcttcttctattttctaacGAGAGGAGTTCATCCTTATGGGGATGACAATGATATTATTCCATGGAAAATtcttatgaaaaaaaaccctgtcAAGCTTGAAG AAGCCATGCAGGCATCGAACCAAGAGACGAGTCCAGTTTACGAGTTGATTCGTGACATGATAGTGACGGAACCGGGAAAACGAATTTCACTGGGAAATGTCGTTAAGAGACTAGAGACTTTATTCCCCGCATCTGTAACGGCTTAA
- the LOC124204520 gene encoding uncharacterized protein LOC124204520, producing MAFKLALLFCVIAFASACSYAPGTTVTTVTTAVTTVSADEGEEGILSSHDRSVIRKTWDQAKRDGDVAPQILFRFVKAHPEYQKMFTKFANVPQNELMSNGNFLAQAYTILAGLNVVIQSLSSQELMAGQLNALGAAHQPRSATPIMFEQFGAILEEVLAEELGSTFNSEAQQAWKNGIAALVAGISKTLKNPDDLADPQTKLSAHQIRDVQRSWENVRGGRNAMVSAIMIKLFKETPRIQKYFAKFGKVAVDSLTGDVEFNKQVALVADRLDTIVSAMDDKLQLLGNVNYMRYTHTARSIPRSAWEDFGRLLMDSLGASGVSSDDLASWKGALAVLVNGISPKN from the exons ATGGCTTTCAAGTTAGCCCTTCTCTTTTGCGTCATCGCCTTTGCCAGCGCTTGCTCTTACGCG CCTGGTACCACCGTCACCACTGTCACCACTGCCGTCACCACCGTCTCGGCTGATGAAGGAGAGGAAGGCATCCTGAGCTCCCACGACCGCAGTGTCATCCGCAAAACCTGGGACCAGGCCAAGAGAGACGGAGATGTCGCTCCTCAGATTCTCTTCCGCTTCGTCAAGGCTCACCCCGAATACCAGAAAATGTTCACCAAGTTCGCCAATGTGCCCCAGAACGAGCTGATGAGCAACGGCAACTTCTTGGCCCAGGCCTACACCATTTTGGCCGGTTTGAATGTCGTCATCCAGTCCCTGTCCAGCCAGGAGCTGATGGCCGGCCAACTCAACGCTCTCGGAGCTGCCCATCAGCCCCGTAGTGCTACCCCCATCATGTTCGAG CAATTCGGTGCCATCCTGGAGGAAGTCCTCGCTGAAGAGTTGGGCAGCACCTTCAACTCTGAGGCCCAACAAGCCTGGAAGAACGGAATCGCCGCTTTGGTTGCTGGTATCTCCAAGACCCTCAA GAACCCCGACGATTTGGCTGATCCCCAGACCAAATTGTCTGCCCACCAAATCCGTGACGTCCAGAGGAGCTGGGAGAACGTCAGAGGTGGACGCAACGCTATGGTCTCTGCCATCATGATCAA GCTCTTCAAGGAGACTCCCCGCATCCAGAAATACTTTGCCAAGTTCGGCAAAGTCGCCGTTGATTCTTTAACTGGCGATGTCGAGTTCAATAAACAAGTCGCTTTGGTTGCCGACCGCCTGGACACGATCGTCTCGGCCATGGACGACAAACTCCAACTGTTGGGCAACGTCAACTACATGCGCTACACTCACACCGCCCGTAGCATCCCCCGCAGCGCTTGGGAG GACTTTGGCCGCCTTCTGATGGACTCTTTGGGTGCCAGCGGTGTCTCCTCTGATGATTTGGCCTCCTGGAAGGGCGCTTTGGCCGTCCTCGTCAATGGAATCTCCCCCAAGAATTAA
- the LOC124204524 gene encoding ribonuclease Y-like, translating to MTFKIFSILALVALVFSVTATTDPVDEHAVEMEMLKMRAAEMDIRVQQVKAMEDNLRKRQEELDQHTHQLQAEHQKKLQELEALHEDKIKALGKVLEFVEKDKHVKKTDSVKKTEKEAEPEVEDHVHA from the exons ATGACTTTtaag ATTTTTAGCATCTTGGCTTTGGTCGCCCTGGTTTTCTCTGTAACTGCAACGACCGATCCTGTTGACGAGCACG CTgttgaaatggaaatgttgAAGATGCGCGCCGCGGAAATGGACATTCGAGTTCAACAGGTGAAAGCGATGGAGGACAACTTGCGCAAGCGACAAGAGGAGCTCGATCAACACACCCACCAACTGCAAGCCGAACACCAGAAGAAACTTCAAGAACTTGAAGCTTTACATGAAGATAAGATTAAAGCCCTTGGCAAGGTACTTGAATTCGTCGAGAAAGATAAACATGTCAAGAAAACTGACAGTGtcaagaaaacggaaaaagaagccGAGCCGGAAGTGGAGGATCATGTACACGCTTAG
- the LOC124204522 gene encoding tyrosine-protein kinase HTK16-like isoform X2 — MSKEVLETESCYEMDFTQRCGDKVDVSKDQKVSIMVKKVKVPVGGENKALNCTHCKVTCQYPGNSNISTAESSSCPAFEMEDMGAAALDSDFVSVSWACKVCPGHCLGGVHKYEDFKWYFTQETTNSMEDQHLDEEEITKNWKKKIEKEIETLRLDVLEMKALANNPPTTRPENIQEMITPEEDINKKPAGEDEKIVKGLFETTIENGENGKSTEQIPEIKPLEFKLELGNMMCSGYYRAFFGGSFNGEKVAIKRVRADRTKFHENEEKILNKFNHPNVIKLLQMTQDANYRFYVFELSAGTIDDFCSRDYKGKMPSDDEALKQMAAGLLYIHGKRYAHSNISPYSVLISSSEPVRLMIAKFVSCEPTTNTGTFSIEYFMGGSAEVWMAPELYDYYDYYDGYTDQQPVNSFSIACDTWSLGCLFFYFLTRGVHPYGDDDETIPWKVLMKQKPVKLEALQASNHELSPVYELIRDMIDPQPEKRISLESVVKRLENVLPPSATA, encoded by the exons ATGAGCAAAGAAGTGCTGGAAACGGAGAGCTGTTACGAAATGGATTTCACGCAACGTTGCGGAGACAAAGTCGACGTCAGCAAAGACCAGAAAGTCTCTATAATGGTAAAGAAAGTGAAAGTTCCCGTTGGAGGTGAGAATAAAGCCTTGAACTGCACCCACTGCAAAGTGACGTGTCAATACCCTGGCAATTCAAACATTTCGACCGCCGAGTCTTCTTCCTGCCCGGCCTTTGAGATGGAAGACATGGGGGCAGCCGCACTTGATTCCGATTTTGTCTCCGTAAGTTGGGCGTGCAAGGTGTGTCCCGGCCATTGCCTTGGCGGAGTCCACAAATACGAGGATTTCAAATGGTACTTTACCCAAGAAACGACGAACTCGATGGAGGACCAGCATCTGGACGAGGAAGAGATAACGAagaactggaaaaagaaaatcgaaaaggaaattgaaaccCTCCGTCTCGACGTGCTGGAGATGAAAGCGCTGGCTAATAATCCGCCCACCACTAGGCCCGAAAACATCCAGGAGATGATCACACCTGAGGAGGACATCAACAAGAAACCTGCTGGTGAAGATGAGAAAATCGTCAAGGGTTTGTTTGAAACTACCattgaaaatggggaaaatggCAAATCGACAGAGCA AATCCCGGAGATTAAACCATTGGAATTCAAGCTCGAATTGGGAAACATGATGTGCTCGGGGTATTACCGTGCATTTTTCGGTGGTTCCTTCAATGGAGAAAAAGTTGCCATCAAACGAGTTCGAGCTGACAGAACCAAATTccatgaaaatgaagaaaaaatacttaataaattcaatcaTCCCAACGTCATTAAACTTTTGCAAATGACGCAGGATGCCAATTATCG atTTTACGTCTTTGAACTGTCCGCTGGTACCATCGATGACTTTTGTTCACGCGATTACAAAGGGAAAATGCCAAGTGATGACGAAGCTCTGAAGCAGATGGCCGCAGGTTTGCTGTACATTCACGGCAAGCGATACGCCCACTCGAACATCAGCCCTTACAGCGTTTTAATTTCATCTTCCGAGCCCGTCCGGTTGATGATTGCCAAATTCGTCTCGTGTGAGCCAACGACTAACACGGGGACCTTTTCGATTGAATATTTCATGGGCGGTAGCGCTGAGGTGTGGATGGCACCGGAACTTTATGATTATTACGATTATTACGATGGTTATACCGACCAACAGCCAGTCAACTCCTTTAGCATTGCCTGCGATACGTGGTCACTTGGATgcctctttttctatttcctaaCGAGAGGAGTTCATCCTTATGGGGATGACGATGAAACCATTCCATGGAAAGTtctgatgaaacaaaaacctgTCAAGCTTGAAG CCTTGCAGGCATCGAACCACGAATTGAGTCCAGTTTACGAGTTGATCCGTGATATGATCGACCCACAACCGGAAAAACGTATTTCGCTTGAATCTGTCGTTAAGCGACTAGAGAATGTGTTACCCCCATCAGCAACGGCCTAA
- the LOC124204523 gene encoding serine/threonine-protein kinase/endoribonuclease IRE1-like has protein sequence MKVLANNPPTTWPENVQEMMTSTEEDNKKPVGEDEKITAKDNQSTEQISAEKRPWESKHDQTNFICSGEFFDLFRSSFNGEKVAVKRVEVEGLTPFDEKVEEVLGQLDHPNVIKLLLVTQNVDYRLFRYYVFELAGGTVDDFCDRDYKGKMPSDSEALKQMAAGLLYIHDKRFAHLNIKPSSIFISTSEPVRLMIAKFGLCEQTTDAGTFSIGCDNGSGEFGWMAPEIFEYFDHLDADSDDDDEEEPVNTFSIACDTWSLGCLFFYFLKRGIHPFGKKQSSHSMEHCSGRKSCQA, from the exons ATGAAAGTGCTGGCTAATAATCCGCCCACCACTTGGCCCGAAAACGTCCAGGAGATGATGACATCAACTGAGGAGGACAACAAGAAACCTGTTGGTGAAGATGAGAAAATCACGGCGAAAGACAACCAATCGACGGAGCA AATCTCGGCGGAGAAAAGACCATGGGAATCCAAGCACGATCAGACAAATTTTATATGCTCGGGAGAATTCTTTGATCTTTTCCGTAGTTCCTTCAATGGGGAAAAAGTTGCCGTCAAGCGAGTTGAAGTTGAAGGTTTAACCCCATTCGACGAAAAGGTAGAAGAAGTACTTGGACAACTTGATCATCCCAACGTCATCAAACTTTTGCTAGTCACGCAGAATGTCGATTATCGCCTTTTTAG ataTTACGTCTTTGAACTGGCCGGTGGGACCGTCGATGACTTTTGCGACCGCGATTACAAAGGGAAAATGCCCAGTGATTCCGAAGCCCTAAAGCAGATGGCCGCAGGTTTGCTGTACATTCACGACAAGCGATTCGCCCACCTGAACATCAAACCTTCcagcattttcatttcaacatcTGAGCCCGTCCGGTTGATGATCGCCAAATTCGGCTTGTGTGAGCAAACGACGGATGCGGGAACATTTTCGATTGGATGTGACAACGGAAGCGGCGAATTCGGGTGGATGGCaccagaaatttttgaatatttcgaTCATCTCGATGCTGATagcgacgatgatgatgaggaaGAACCAGTCAACACCTTTAGCATCGCGTGCGATACGTGGTCACTGGGATgcctcttcttctactttctGAAGAGAGGAATTCatccttttggaaaaaaacaatcgagtCATTCGATGGAACATTGCAGCGGAAGAAAGTCCTGCCAAGCTTGA